The Lysinibacillus pakistanensis genome includes a window with the following:
- a CDS encoding TetR/AcrR family transcriptional regulator: MNKRGRPREFDYSSIVDVAMKTFWLRGYEGCSTQDLCSDTGLGKGSLYNTFGSKHELYKQVLERYHEIGIREQKKLLETPIPVKERLSNFFEWALKEDFENIDQKGCLLINASVERAKNDLMVQEIFSKHVELLKQAIETVMEEGLQTGEISKKQSAEELASLLLSSYYGFRVLNVSMQNQMLAEQVIKGTMESIFGA; the protein is encoded by the coding sequence TTGAATAAACGCGGCAGACCCCGAGAGTTTGATTATTCCTCAATTGTAGATGTTGCAATGAAAACATTTTGGTTAAGAGGATATGAGGGGTGTTCTACACAAGATTTATGCAGTGATACAGGACTTGGAAAAGGAAGTTTATACAATACTTTCGGTAGTAAACATGAACTGTATAAACAAGTATTAGAACGCTACCATGAAATTGGGATTAGGGAACAAAAGAAATTGTTAGAGACTCCAATTCCAGTTAAAGAACGATTAAGTAATTTTTTTGAATGGGCATTGAAAGAAGACTTTGAGAATATTGATCAAAAAGGATGTTTATTGATTAATGCCAGTGTAGAACGTGCTAAAAACGATTTAATGGTACAAGAAATTTTCTCGAAGCATGTTGAACTTCTTAAACAAGCTATTGAAACAGTGATGGAGGAAGGATTGCAAACAGGTGAAATTTCAAAGAAGCAATCAGCTGAGGAATTAGCTAGTCTGCTTTTAAGCAGTTATTACGGATTCCGTGTTCTTAATGTATCGATGCAAAATCAGATGTTAGCTGAACAAGTTATCAAAGGAACAATGGAGTCTATTTTTGGCGCTTAG